In Oscillatoria acuminata PCC 6304, a single window of DNA contains:
- the sppA gene encoding signal peptide peptidase SppA → MIWPFRKFRKKIARIEINGAINGTTRKTVLAALKTIEERKFPALLLRIDSPGGTVGDSQEIYKALKRLSQTVKIVASFGNISASGGVYIGMGAPHIVANPGTITGSIGVILRGNNLERLLEKVGVSFQVIKSGPYKDILSFDRELTPPEQEILQQMIDTTYLQFVQTIADERNLSVEQVKSFADGRIFTGEQAVELGVVDRLGTEEDARIWAAELAGLDPKKTECYTLEDRKPLLNRLLTSTLGSQGVLAGLDWCEFEISHNGQPLWLYRP, encoded by the coding sequence ATGATTTGGCCTTTTCGGAAATTTCGGAAAAAAATTGCTCGTATTGAAATTAACGGTGCCATTAACGGGACGACCCGTAAAACTGTACTGGCTGCCCTCAAAACCATAGAAGAAAGAAAATTTCCCGCCTTACTCTTACGGATTGATAGCCCAGGAGGGACCGTTGGAGACTCCCAGGAAATTTATAAAGCCCTGAAACGACTGAGCCAAACCGTAAAAATTGTGGCTAGTTTTGGGAATATTTCCGCATCCGGTGGGGTTTACATCGGCATGGGTGCTCCGCATATCGTCGCCAATCCGGGGACGATCACAGGGAGCATTGGGGTGATTCTTCGGGGAAATAACCTCGAACGACTGCTCGAAAAAGTCGGCGTTTCCTTCCAAGTGATTAAATCCGGACCTTACAAAGACATTTTGAGTTTTGACCGGGAACTGACGCCACCGGAACAAGAAATACTCCAACAGATGATCGATACCACTTATCTCCAGTTCGTCCAAACCATTGCCGATGAGCGCAACCTGAGTGTAGAGCAGGTGAAAAGTTTTGCCGATGGGCGGATTTTCACGGGAGAACAAGCGGTGGAATTGGGAGTCGTAGACCGATTAGGGACCGAGGAAGATGCCCGAATTTGGGCCGCCGAGCTTGCGGGTCTTGACCCCAAAAAAACCGAGTGTTACACCTTGGAGGACCGCAAACCGCTCTTAAATCGGTTGCTGACGAGCACCCTGGGTTCTCAGGGGGTCTTAGCCGGACTCGATTGGTGTGAATTTGAGATCTCTCATAATGGACAGCCCCTTTGGTTGTATCGACCATAA
- the aroH gene encoding chorismate mutase: MEWTVKAIRGAITASDNTIEAIREAVTELLDELEARNKLDPELIISATFSVTRDLDAIFPAAIARQRPNWENVPLLDVQHMYVQGDLERCIRFLIHVNVASAHTAIYHPYLRHAKNLRPDLSFTSVGEW; encoded by the coding sequence GTGGAGTGGACAGTTAAGGCAATTCGTGGAGCAATTACGGCCTCGGACAATACGATTGAGGCGATTCGAGAGGCGGTGACTGAACTGCTTGACGAATTAGAAGCCCGCAATAAGCTGGATCCCGAGTTAATTATTAGTGCGACATTTTCCGTGACGCGGGATTTGGATGCGATTTTCCCGGCAGCGATCGCCCGTCAACGTCCCAACTGGGAAAATGTCCCGTTGTTGGATGTGCAGCATATGTACGTTCAGGGAGATTTAGAACGATGTATTCGATTTTTGATTCATGTCAACGTTGCCTCAGCCCATACCGCGATTTATCATCCCTATCTGCGTCATGCCAAAAATCTTAGACCGGACTTGAGTTTTACCTCCGTTGGGGAATGGTGA
- the crtR gene encoding beta-carotene hydroxylase: protein MPEAMPPRTVPKELLGPPGDFNPTLLMFFGALALIGISTLGYWRLDWPAWCCFCTNVLALHLAGTVIHDASHNVAHRDRLMNAILGHGSALMLGFAFPVFTRVHHQHHAHVNDPENDPDHFVSTGGPLWMIAARFFYHEIFFFKRRLWRKYELLEWFLSRLFVATIVYGACQYDCLGYILNFWFCPAFVVGLALGLFFDYLPHRPFKERSRWKNARIYASPILNILILGQNYHLIHHLWPSIPWYYYQRAYRETRPLLEAKGSPLCLGIFQGKDFWSFLYDVVLGIRFHHRHRGDRKLEKV, encoded by the coding sequence ATGCCAGAGGCGATGCCGCCCCGAACTGTTCCGAAAGAGTTGCTAGGGCCTCCCGGTGACTTCAATCCAACCCTGCTGATGTTTTTTGGCGCACTCGCCTTGATTGGGATCTCGACCTTGGGATACTGGCGGCTAGACTGGCCCGCATGGTGCTGCTTTTGTACGAATGTTCTGGCCCTGCATCTGGCAGGGACGGTGATTCATGATGCTTCCCATAATGTGGCGCACCGCGATCGCCTCATGAATGCCATCTTAGGTCATGGCAGTGCCTTGATGTTGGGATTTGCGTTTCCCGTGTTTACTCGGGTTCATCACCAGCATCATGCCCATGTCAACGACCCGGAGAATGACCCGGACCACTTTGTTTCGACTGGGGGTCCCCTCTGGATGATTGCAGCGCGGTTTTTTTACCACGAGATCTTTTTCTTTAAACGGCGACTCTGGCGGAAATATGAGCTGTTGGAATGGTTTTTGAGCCGCTTGTTTGTAGCAACTATTGTCTATGGGGCTTGCCAATATGACTGCTTGGGCTACATTCTCAATTTTTGGTTTTGTCCGGCGTTCGTGGTGGGGTTGGCCCTGGGATTGTTTTTTGATTATCTGCCCCATCGACCTTTTAAAGAACGCAGTCGCTGGAAAAATGCTCGGATTTATGCTAGTCCCATTCTCAATATCCTAATTTTGGGACAGAATTACCATCTGATTCACCATCTATGGCCCTCGATTCCCTGGTACTATTACCAGCGCGCTTATCGAGAAACTCGACCCCTTTTAGAAGCCAAAGGATCGCCCTTGTGTCTAGGAATCTTCCAGGGAAAAGACTTTTGGAGTTTCCTGTACGATGTTGTTTTGGGGATTCGCTTTCATCACCGACATCGTGGCGATCGCAAACTCGAAAAAGTTTAA
- the pyk gene encoding pyruvate kinase: MQLRNFLRRTKIVATIGPATSQPDILRELIEAGATTLRLNFSHGTHEDHQRSIRLIRQTSFELNQPVGILQDLQGPKIRLGQFESGSIYLQKGDPFILTSRFMSCNQEMACVTYPPLADEIPEGATILLDDGRVEMRVEKVDRVTRQLHCRTVVGGTLSNNKGVNFPGVYLSIKALTEKDREDLLFGLDQGVDWVALSFVRNPQDILEIKELISASGKNVPVIAKIEKHEAVEQMEAILPLCDGIMVARGDLGVEIPAEEVPIVQKRLIATCNRLGIPVITATQMLDSMVHSPRATRAEISDVANAILDGTDAVMLSNETAVGKHPIEAVATMARIACRIEHDQTIGQGSTYDRSRSIPNAISQAVVKIAQQLDAGAIMTLTKSGATARNVSKFRPQTPILAVTPHVDVARQLQLVWGVKPLLVLDLPSTGQTFQAAINVALEKDLLQEGDLVVMTAGTLQGVSGSTDLVKVEVVTAVLGKGIGLGQGSVSGRARVAQTALDVGNFGPGEILVAPRTNADYIDAIRKASGIVTEDESLTSHAAVIGLRLGVPVIVGVKNATQLIREGAILTMDMERGLVYSGSISQTDAVLTT; this comes from the coding sequence ATGCAATTGCGAAATTTTCTGCGTCGAACCAAAATTGTCGCCACCATAGGCCCTGCTACCAGTCAGCCGGACATCCTCCGAGAACTGATTGAAGCCGGTGCAACCACCCTGCGACTCAATTTCTCCCACGGGACTCACGAAGATCATCAGCGAAGCATTCGCCTGATCCGACAGACCTCCTTTGAACTCAATCAACCCGTGGGAATTCTCCAAGACCTTCAGGGCCCTAAAATTCGCCTAGGCCAATTTGAGTCCGGGTCAATTTACTTGCAAAAAGGGGACCCGTTCATTTTGACCAGCCGATTCATGTCCTGCAACCAAGAAATGGCCTGTGTCACCTATCCACCCCTGGCCGATGAAATTCCCGAAGGGGCCACAATCCTCCTCGATGATGGTCGCGTCGAAATGCGGGTGGAAAAGGTGGACCGCGTAACCCGACAACTCCATTGTCGCACCGTGGTCGGCGGAACCCTCTCCAACAACAAGGGGGTGAACTTCCCCGGGGTCTACCTGTCTATCAAAGCCCTCACGGAAAAAGACCGGGAAGATTTACTCTTTGGACTGGATCAAGGGGTAGATTGGGTGGCCCTGAGTTTTGTTCGCAATCCCCAGGACATTCTCGAAATCAAAGAACTGATCTCCGCTAGTGGCAAAAACGTTCCCGTGATTGCCAAAATTGAAAAGCATGAAGCGGTGGAACAAATGGAAGCCATCCTGCCCTTATGCGATGGGATTATGGTGGCGCGGGGGGACCTGGGCGTAGAAATTCCCGCTGAGGAAGTCCCGATTGTCCAAAAACGGCTGATTGCCACCTGCAACCGTTTGGGGATTCCGGTAATTACGGCGACCCAAATGTTGGATAGTATGGTCCATAGCCCCAGGGCCACTCGGGCGGAAATTTCTGACGTGGCCAATGCTATCCTCGATGGTACCGATGCGGTGATGCTGTCCAATGAAACGGCAGTGGGCAAACATCCCATTGAGGCGGTGGCAACGATGGCCCGGATTGCTTGTCGCATCGAACATGATCAGACGATTGGTCAGGGTTCTACTTACGATCGCAGTCGTTCGATTCCCAATGCTATTAGTCAAGCGGTGGTCAAAATTGCCCAACAACTGGATGCCGGGGCGATTATGACCCTGACCAAATCCGGGGCCACTGCCCGGAATGTCTCGAAGTTTCGGCCCCAAACCCCGATTTTGGCGGTGACCCCTCATGTGGATGTGGCCCGCCAGTTGCAATTGGTTTGGGGGGTTAAACCCTTGTTAGTTTTAGATTTACCTTCCACGGGACAAACGTTCCAGGCGGCAATTAATGTGGCCCTGGAAAAAGACCTGCTGCAAGAGGGGGATTTGGTGGTGATGACTGCCGGTACTCTCCAAGGGGTTTCGGGTTCCACAGACCTGGTTAAGGTGGAAGTGGTGACGGCGGTCCTCGGGAAGGGGATCGGTTTGGGTCAAGGTTCGGTGAGTGGTCGGGCGCGAGTGGCGCAGACGGCCCTAGATGTGGGCAATTTTGGTCCCGGGGAAATTTTGGTGGCCCCGCGTACCAATGCGGATTATATTGATGCGATTCGCAAAGCGTCTGGAATTGTCACGGAGGATGAGAGTTTGACTTCTCATGCGGCGGTGATCGGGTTGCGGTTAGGTGTTCCGGTGATTGTCGGGGTCAAGAATGCCACGCAGTTGATTCGTGAAGGGGCAATTCTCACGATGGACATGGAACGCGGGTTGGTTTACTCGGGCTCGATTTCCCAAACTGATGCAGTTTTGACCACTTGA
- a CDS encoding CocE/NonD family hydrolase, translating into MNDQRRRCKPRWYRPLLFTLSLIFSLIFGLETGGETWAKVSPLSGVIGVENLDSSRYPINQALYVTMRDGVKIAIDIWLPKQLNPDEKIPTLMRMDRYWRSLGIMGYFPEFDPNYPEAQLANNAGYALVLVDARGTGSSFGTQIYPWSPDEIQDYGEIVDWIIAQPWSNGKVGSYGTSYAGNATEFLGRLNHPAVQAIAPRFNDFDPYTQLAFPGGIFNEWFVQRWSENNRQLDANDRDFVCLMEQLEGAICDALKVVITGAKPVDADRDGTLQAEAIRDRTANLDVYQAAQTITYRDDRYGTTGVTLPAFSPYRFQEEISQSQVPIFSIASWLDAGTANGALSRFLTYSNPQKVVIGAWNHGGTEDASPYQPADLSPDPPLYEQVEELLEFFDTYLKADSSRPPITRELRYYTMVEDQWKTTPVWPPEGLVSQSWYFREDNGLTPTAPQTEAGTDEYAVNFEATTGTDNRWHTKAGGKDVIYNNRAREDQKLLTYTSTPLAEAMEITGHPVITFHVSSTVNDGAFYVYLEDIDEQGEVIYVTEGQLRSLHRQISPEKPPYAVFGPYHSFERQEGQPQEPGEIMELSFDLLPTSVLIQKGHRLRVAIAGHDADTFARYPAQGNATLTLHRNAIYPSHIDLPVMTPK; encoded by the coding sequence ATGAACGATCAACGGAGACGGTGTAAACCCAGATGGTATCGCCCCCTCCTCTTCACCCTCTCCCTAATTTTTAGCCTAATTTTTGGACTGGAAACCGGAGGAGAAACCTGGGCAAAAGTCTCTCCTTTATCTGGAGTCATCGGTGTAGAAAACCTAGATTCATCCCGTTACCCCATTAACCAAGCATTGTATGTAACCATGCGCGATGGCGTCAAAATTGCCATTGATATCTGGTTGCCGAAACAATTAAACCCGGATGAGAAAATCCCCACCCTGATGCGAATGGACCGCTACTGGCGATCGCTGGGAATTATGGGCTATTTTCCCGAATTTGACCCCAACTATCCCGAGGCACAACTGGCGAATAATGCTGGTTATGCGTTAGTTTTAGTCGATGCCAGAGGGACAGGTTCCTCCTTCGGGACCCAAATCTATCCTTGGTCCCCGGATGAAATTCAAGACTATGGAGAAATTGTCGATTGGATTATTGCTCAACCTTGGTCTAATGGCAAAGTTGGCAGTTATGGAACCTCTTATGCTGGGAATGCCACGGAATTTTTAGGACGATTAAATCATCCCGCAGTCCAAGCGATCGCCCCGCGATTTAATGACTTTGACCCTTACACGCAACTCGCTTTTCCCGGCGGTATTTTTAATGAATGGTTTGTCCAGCGTTGGAGTGAAAACAATCGCCAATTAGATGCTAATGACCGCGATTTTGTTTGTTTGATGGAACAACTGGAAGGGGCAATTTGTGATGCCCTGAAAGTGGTGATTACGGGGGCAAAACCTGTCGATGCCGATCGCGATGGGACCCTGCAAGCGGAAGCCATCCGCGATCGCACCGCCAACCTAGATGTATATCAAGCTGCCCAAACCATCACCTATCGCGATGATCGCTATGGCACAACCGGCGTAACTCTCCCAGCCTTTAGCCCCTACCGCTTCCAAGAAGAAATTTCCCAGTCCCAAGTGCCTATTTTTAGTATCGCCAGTTGGTTAGATGCCGGAACAGCCAATGGTGCACTTAGTCGTTTTCTTACATACAGCAATCCCCAGAAAGTTGTCATCGGGGCCTGGAATCATGGCGGGACAGAAGATGCTAGTCCCTATCAACCAGCGGACCTGTCTCCGGACCCGCCCCTGTATGAACAAGTCGAAGAATTGTTAGAGTTTTTTGATACCTATCTGAAAGCAGATAGCAGTCGCCCGCCGATTACCCGGGAACTCCGCTATTACACAATGGTAGAAGACCAATGGAAAACTACCCCAGTTTGGCCGCCTGAAGGTCTTGTCTCCCAATCCTGGTATTTCCGCGAGGACAATGGTTTGACCCCAACTGCACCCCAAACGGAAGCGGGGACGGATGAATATGCGGTGAACTTCGAGGCCACCACCGGCACCGATAACCGCTGGCATACCAAAGCGGGGGGAAAAGATGTGATATACAATAACCGGGCTAGAGAAGACCAAAAACTGTTAACATATACAAGTACACCCCTTGCTGAAGCAATGGAAATTACAGGGCATCCGGTGATTACATTTCATGTGAGTTCTACGGTCAATGATGGAGCGTTTTATGTATATTTAGAGGATATTGACGAACAGGGAGAAGTGATCTATGTGACCGAAGGACAATTGCGATCGCTGCATCGGCAGATTTCTCCAGAGAAGCCCCCTTATGCGGTGTTTGGACCCTACCATTCCTTTGAACGGCAAGAGGGCCAACCCCAAGAACCGGGGGAAATCATGGAACTATCCTTTGACTTATTACCCACCTCAGTGCTGATTCAGAAAGGACATCGCCTGCGCGTGGCGATCGCCGGTCATGATGCCGACACCTTTGCCCGATACCCGGCCCAAGGTAACGCCACCCTCACCCTGCATCGGAACGCCATCTATCCCTCCCATATCGACTTACCCGTTATGACGCCAAAATAA
- a CDS encoding MFS transporter, producing MLNNKKQIFGWVMYDWANSAYVTTVLVALLPPYFAAVVVPPAGINIGGAYFTAESIWALMISFSAFVVFMFAPVLGAISDFSAAKKRFLMLFCYGGSLATVALVFSSSGDILQTMILFVIAQICFVGSNIFYDAFLPQIASDDQIDWVSGKGFAFGYVGGGLQLALSLGLVTGHDALGISQELAVRLAIAMAGLWWGGFAIITFLNVQEEPPVESLPAAYQHLPKWRAYTEVGIIRILVTLRKVKQFKHLLLFLIAYLLYNNGIQTVMAMATIYGQQEIGLGTTTLMVTLLFIQFVSVFGALGFSKLAERVTAKKALMLSLVGWCLVIVYAYFLTNATEYFILGGIVGIVQGGSQALSRSFYGAMVPIHASAEFYGFYSVFTKGSAILGPLTFAAIGLITGSNRLAILGVIVFFISGLILLACVDVNRAKEARNSVEFSQH from the coding sequence ATGTTAAACAATAAAAAGCAAATATTCGGCTGGGTGATGTATGACTGGGCAAATTCTGCTTATGTCACCACGGTATTGGTTGCCCTTTTGCCGCCTTACTTTGCCGCCGTCGTCGTTCCCCCAGCAGGAATAAATATAGGCGGGGCCTATTTCACCGCTGAATCAATTTGGGCGTTGATGATTAGTTTTTCGGCCTTTGTTGTGTTTATGTTTGCCCCGGTTTTAGGGGCAATTTCTGACTTTTCTGCCGCAAAAAAGCGCTTTTTAATGCTGTTTTGCTATGGGGGAAGTTTAGCGACAGTTGCCCTGGTTTTTTCGAGTTCCGGGGATATCTTGCAGACAATGATATTGTTTGTGATTGCTCAAATTTGTTTTGTGGGGTCGAATATTTTTTATGATGCCTTCCTGCCGCAAATTGCTTCAGATGACCAAATCGATTGGGTTTCGGGAAAAGGATTTGCTTTTGGTTATGTGGGAGGGGGACTGCAACTTGCCCTATCTTTGGGATTAGTTACGGGACATGATGCCCTTGGCATTTCCCAGGAATTGGCTGTCCGATTAGCGATCGCAATGGCAGGGTTATGGTGGGGTGGATTTGCGATTATTACCTTTTTAAATGTGCAAGAAGAACCCCCAGTGGAATCCTTACCTGCCGCTTATCAACATTTGCCCAAATGGCGGGCTTATACTGAAGTCGGAATCATCAGAATTCTGGTCACCCTTCGCAAGGTTAAGCAGTTTAAACACCTGTTATTATTTCTAATTGCTTACTTGCTTTACAATAATGGCATTCAAACGGTTATGGCAATGGCAACCATCTACGGACAACAAGAAATAGGGCTAGGAACCACAACCTTGATGGTGACATTATTATTCATTCAATTTGTCAGCGTTTTTGGGGCATTAGGCTTTAGCAAATTGGCGGAACGAGTGACCGCTAAAAAAGCATTGATGCTGAGTTTAGTTGGCTGGTGTTTGGTGATTGTTTATGCATATTTTTTGACCAATGCCACAGAATATTTTATTTTAGGCGGAATTGTGGGCATTGTTCAGGGGGGGTCGCAAGCCCTCAGTCGCTCGTTTTATGGGGCAATGGTTCCCATTCATGCTTCAGCGGAGTTTTATGGATTTTACTCGGTTTTTACCAAAGGATCGGCGATTTTAGGACCATTAACCTTTGCAGCGATCGGATTAATTACCGGCAGCAACCGTCTCGCTATTTTAGGGGTGATTGTTTTCTTTATATCGGGACTCATTTTGTTAGCTTGTGTGGATGTAAACCGGGCAAAAGAGGCTAGAAATTCGGTGGAATTTAGTCAACATTAG
- a CDS encoding aromatic ring-hydroxylating oxygenase subunit alpha translates to MNIDPILKNDWHPVAAVRDLPEETITPVCLLGEELLLWQSGDRIMAWQDICPHRGARLSQGKVCGDTLVCPYHGLAYNPGGQCVLIPAYSTPKPPPNMRVQAYSCVERYGLVWVNLGETEAALSSDKIPPFLEWEDANFRKFLCGPFRYHSSGWRAMENFIDVSHFPFVHDGFLGDANHTEVSDYEVKTDAEGISLNNLKVWQPDPDGTGVGGEVTYNYRIWRPLTASFAKAAQGGKLGLFFTITPLEEEVCLGWMWIAMNYGQDIPEEALRQFQETVVQQDIPIVESQRPKRLPLDLAAEVHLACDQSAIAYRKWLKRLGVTYGTV, encoded by the coding sequence ATGAACATTGACCCGATTTTAAAGAATGATTGGCATCCGGTGGCGGCAGTGCGTGATTTACCCGAGGAAACTATCACCCCGGTGTGCTTATTGGGAGAAGAATTGCTGCTGTGGCAGTCAGGCGATCGCATCATGGCATGGCAAGACATTTGTCCCCACCGAGGTGCGCGACTCTCTCAGGGCAAAGTTTGCGGAGATACCCTGGTTTGTCCCTATCACGGACTCGCCTATAATCCCGGGGGCCAATGCGTTTTGATTCCCGCCTATTCTACTCCCAAACCGCCTCCCAATATGCGGGTTCAAGCCTATTCCTGTGTCGAACGCTATGGATTAGTTTGGGTAAATTTAGGTGAAACTGAAGCAGCGCTATCCTCGGATAAAATTCCACCCTTTTTAGAGTGGGAGGATGCCAATTTTAGAAAATTTCTATGCGGTCCGTTCCGGTATCACTCCAGTGGGTGGCGGGCGATGGAAAACTTTATTGATGTCTCCCATTTCCCCTTTGTCCATGATGGATTTCTCGGGGATGCCAATCATACCGAAGTATCAGACTATGAAGTGAAAACCGATGCCGAAGGCATTAGTTTAAACAACCTAAAGGTTTGGCAACCGGACCCGGATGGGACTGGCGTTGGGGGTGAAGTGACTTACAATTATCGCATCTGGCGTCCTTTAACCGCATCTTTTGCCAAAGCAGCACAAGGGGGAAAATTAGGATTATTTTTTACCATTACCCCCCTGGAGGAAGAGGTTTGTTTAGGGTGGATGTGGATTGCTATGAATTACGGACAGGATATCCCCGAGGAAGCGTTGCGGCAGTTTCAAGAAACCGTGGTTCAGCAGGATATCCCCATTGTAGAATCCCAACGTCCCAAACGGTTGCCTCTGGATTTAGCAGCAGAGGTGCATTTAGCTTGCGATCAATCGGCGATCGCCTACCGCAAATGGCTCAAACGCTTAGGCGTTACTTATGGTACCGTATAA
- a CDS encoding DUF1565 domain-containing protein, with product MNNKSKSRRAIASLPASLAALLLCTGAATVLPILAQVRTGQTPIAAATSNVLYVNPQLGRDTNAGTSEAAAYRTITYALQKAQTGTVIQLAAGTYSKDTGESFPLPVKSGVTLRGNSSNKGQGVLIIGGGTFLSRTFASQNVTVNAANTSTIEGVTITNPNASGTGLWIESTNAVVRNSTFKNSRRDGIFVTGNASPKIENNVFIENEANGISIAREAGGEVRGNTFQNTGFGLAVGGTSSVLVIGNTISQNIDGMVISNSATPVLRENAIEGNERDGIVVITSARPDLGTSSSEGQNRIRNNGRHALYSVSSELIQAVGNDIDRDRIIGSINFVPANVQIAFQDVEGHWAQAYISALTKKGIIAGFPDGTFKPNDPVTRAQFAAIVTKAFAPTAQRQGIAFRDVTSSFWGAEAISVAYRGGFLAGYPEGVFRPNQEIPKVQAIVALVSGLGLRTNDTAALSRYNDAAQIPDYALTAVAGATENQLVVNYPQIGQFNPNREATRAEVAAFVYQALVNAGKAEAIPSPYLVATP from the coding sequence ATGAACAATAAATCTAAATCTCGTCGCGCCATCGCTTCTCTTCCCGCCAGTTTAGCGGCCTTATTACTCTGTACAGGTGCTGCAACGGTACTCCCAATCCTCGCCCAAGTGAGAACTGGCCAGACTCCCATCGCTGCTGCCACCAGTAATGTCCTTTATGTCAACCCCCAACTGGGACGGGATACCAATGCCGGAACCAGTGAAGCAGCAGCGTATCGCACTATCACTTATGCGCTGCAAAAAGCTCAAACAGGTACGGTGATTCAGTTAGCTGCGGGAACTTATAGCAAAGATACCGGCGAATCGTTTCCCCTTCCGGTGAAATCTGGAGTGACCCTGCGTGGAAATAGCAGTAACAAAGGACAAGGGGTGCTGATTATTGGCGGTGGTACTTTTCTGAGTCGCACCTTTGCCAGTCAAAATGTCACGGTGAATGCTGCCAATACTAGCACGATTGAAGGGGTAACGATTACGAACCCGAATGCGAGTGGAACCGGGTTATGGATTGAATCCACCAATGCGGTGGTTCGGAATAGCACGTTTAAAAATAGTCGTCGGGATGGGATTTTCGTCACCGGCAATGCCTCACCGAAAATTGAAAATAACGTGTTTATTGAGAATGAGGCAAACGGGATTTCTATCGCCCGGGAAGCAGGCGGGGAAGTTCGCGGGAACACTTTCCAGAATACAGGATTTGGTTTGGCAGTCGGGGGAACTTCTTCGGTTCTCGTGATTGGGAATACGATTTCCCAGAATATTGATGGGATGGTGATTTCCAATTCGGCAACTCCTGTCTTACGGGAGAATGCGATCGAGGGCAATGAACGGGATGGGATTGTGGTAATCACTTCGGCGCGTCCGGACCTGGGGACGTCATCCAGTGAGGGACAGAACCGCATCCGCAATAATGGACGCCATGCTTTATATAGTGTGTCTTCGGAATTGATTCAGGCGGTGGGGAATGATATTGACCGCGATCGCATTATTGGTTCGATTAACTTTGTTCCTGCCAATGTGCAAATCGCTTTTCAAGATGTAGAAGGACATTGGGCGCAAGCGTATATCAGCGCCTTGACGAAAAAAGGGATTATTGCCGGATTCCCCGATGGCACATTTAAACCCAATGATCCGGTAACTCGTGCCCAATTTGCGGCGATCGTCACCAAAGCATTTGCACCGACTGCACAACGGCAGGGAATAGCGTTCCGAGATGTGACGAGCAGTTTCTGGGGTGCAGAGGCGATTTCCGTGGCGTACCGAGGCGGATTCCTGGCAGGGTATCCCGAAGGGGTATTTCGTCCTAACCAAGAAATTCCTAAAGTCCAGGCGATCGTTGCCTTAGTCAGCGGATTGGGATTACGCACTAATGATACTGCTGCCCTCTCACGCTACAATGATGCGGCACAAATTCCAGACTATGCCTTGACAGCAGTAGCCGGGGCGACGGAAAATCAATTGGTGGTGAATTATCCTCAAATTGGTCAGTTCAATCCGAATCGGGAAGCAACTCGCGCGGAAGTCGCTGCCTTTGTGTATCAAGCGTTGGTGAATGCGGGCAAAGCAGAAGCGATTCCCTCTCCTTACTTAGTTGCCACCCCATAG
- a CDS encoding DUF1802 family protein, translating into MELMAALKEWATAVEALERGETILLLRKGGIREVGGHFRVPESEVLLYPTFEHQKPELLKSDYAENVAPVASGWHPERVRIGSWAAITDLWPIAVETEEIAASVQSALLPYHIWNDRFVGDRLQWKPRQPLYLLLLRTYRLSEPREIAYCDAYGGCKSWIQLTEAVATGDSFPVLDEVTYCNLRDRLREIVATLTYTDSGDRS; encoded by the coding sequence ATGGAATTAATGGCTGCTTTGAAGGAATGGGCGACTGCAGTGGAAGCGTTGGAACGAGGGGAGACTATCCTGTTACTCCGCAAAGGCGGGATTCGCGAAGTTGGGGGTCACTTCAGGGTCCCGGAGTCGGAGGTGTTGCTGTATCCTACGTTTGAGCATCAAAAACCCGAGTTGCTCAAGTCGGACTATGCTGAGAATGTCGCCCCAGTGGCGTCGGGATGGCATCCAGAACGGGTGCGGATTGGTAGTTGGGCTGCCATTACGGATTTGTGGCCGATCGCCGTGGAAACAGAGGAAATTGCGGCATCGGTGCAGTCGGCGTTGCTACCCTATCACATTTGGAACGATCGCTTTGTGGGCGATCGCCTCCAGTGGAAACCCCGGCAACCCCTGTATCTGTTGCTGTTGCGGACCTATCGTCTTTCTGAACCGCGAGAAATTGCTTACTGTGATGCGTATGGCGGATGTAAGTCATGGATACAGCTAACGGAGGCAGTCGCCACCGGAGACTCATTCCCGGTATTGGATGAGGTGACATACTGTAATTTGCGCGATCGCCTCCGGGAAATTGTGGCAACTCTGACTTATACTGACTCTGGCGATCGCTCCTGA